The following nucleotide sequence is from Carassius gibelio isolate Cgi1373 ecotype wild population from Czech Republic chromosome A24, carGib1.2-hapl.c, whole genome shotgun sequence.
GCCGTGCGATCCGGCTGCCCGGTTGTAATATCGGTTGTAATATCGGTTGCATTCAGCGGAGGAGTTTGACATGTCTGGCGCAGGGGTCGTGGTAGGGACGCAGTCTGCGGGGCTGGGCGCTGCCGCCGCGGGCTGCTGCTCCTCCTCGTCGGGCGCCGGTTCTGCCGCATTATTAGGCTGTGTGTCAGGCATGGCGGGTCGGTTACTCAGCAGAGTTCTCGAGCATATCTTCTCCTATCTTGAGCTGGCGGATCTCATGAACTGCTCGCTCGTTTGCTGGCACTGGTACAACTGTCTGGCGGATGAAAACAGCGAGGTGTGGCGGAGTCTGTGCGCCCGCTTGCTCAGTGAAGAAGCGCTGCGCTCCGATATTCTCTGCAACCTGCCTTCATACAAAGCAAAAGTAagattgttaaaaaataaatgttaacatcatgtcagtttaattaatataatttacattgcAGTGCTTACAATCATGCATCGTGCCGATgtgcatttttaacattttattttttattaaatagacTAGATTTTGCTCACCGCGTACACAACTGTGGTATTGTGTGCTTTTATGTTTCGAATAATAAACATAACACATTTAAGCTTATTAATCGTATTTTTGAATACAGTTATGTTAGTAGGTGACCAGAAGAGTGTTAATGGTCTCCAATGTATGACGTCAATTGTAAATATTGGACCAAATACAGTAACATCAGTAGCTTGCCTGCAATTTTTGGACGCAAAGCTGCAGAAAATTAGTAATTTCCCATATAAATGACTGAATTATTAAAATCCTGTATTGACTGTAAAGATTTCAAACCATACTTACAAAAAGTGCCATGGTATTACCGTGTTTTCTTGGACATTTGGTGTTATGTGCATCATGGTACTGCTGaatttgttaaataatttatttacctATTGTTAAGTTATTTTACCCTGTTCTTGACACTACAAATGATGCAGATATTGCATTAAACAATCTAATAAATaaaccatggtattaccatgctTTTTTGAACATATGTCATGTGTGTTCATGAGTATGAGTGcattcagtttttattaatttattcggCTACCTTGCATGTCATCAGTTTTTTAATGAGttgtatttaacaaaaaaaaaggaagttaCTGAAAATTGTCAATGTATCAGAATTgaatttcagttttaaattttgtttaaaataacccCAGTATTGTGTATCGTATGGAATCCTGAGCTGAGTGTATTGTTACACTTCAGTATATAGAGAGTGTGGTATCATAGAATTACCATCTCATTCTAGATCAAATTTGATTGGACATAAGTTTATAAGAGTAACTTTAATGTTCTTCTGTCATCAGCTGAAGTCCTTCCAGCACGCTCTGAGCTCCCATGACTGCTCTAGAAATGTATATATCAAGAAAAACGGGTTTACTCTGCACCGCAACCCCATCGCCCAAAGCACCGATGGTGCCCGTGGGAAGATTGGCTTCACGGAGGGCCGGCATGCCTGGGAGGTCTGGTGGGAAGGTCCTCTTGGGACGGTGGCGGTGATCGGCATCGCAACCAAGAGGGCTCCCATGCAATGCCAGGGCTATGTGGCGCTTCTAGGCAGCGATGACCAGAGCTGGGGATGGAATCTAGTTGACAATAACCTGCTTCACAATGGAGAGGTCAACGGCAACTTCCCCCAGTGCAACAACGCACCAAAATACCAGGTAGTACAGCGCGAGAAtctacttcatatatatatatatatatatatatatatatatatatatatatatatatatatatatatatatatatgtatatgtatatatatatatatatgtatgtatgtatgtatatgtatatatgtatgtatgtatgtacaaatGTGTCATTCCAAAGGATAGTTAacctaaaaattctgtcatcatttactcgccctcatgtcattttttctgtaaaacacaaaagagaATGTTTTAGGTTTGTCACCATGTTTGAAATAGTTGTAAGGTGCAGCCCAATATGCGTATTTATACACTATTGTATGCcattttgtagtataaatagttTAATTGTTCATACTGAAAGTTCCAAAAAGAAAAGGTGCATTTTAGATACCTTGATGATACACTTAAATAACTTGAAAGACTATGTGTGAAATTCTGGACACTCAGCAGTCAAAGCTATCAGACTCTGATGCTCAATGACACATTTCTTTACAAAATCCATGAAGTATcgatgttttgattttatttgaattgAAAACTTCttacaattgtttattatttaaagtaccgtattttccagactataacttttttcatagtttggctggtcctgcgacttatttatcaaaattaatttgacatgaaccgagagaaattaaccaagagaaatgaaccaatagaaaacattaccgtctccagccgcgagagggcgctctatgctgctcagtgctcctgtagtctacactgaagacatagagcgccctctcgcggctggagacggtaatgttttctcttggtgctaaataaatgcgacttatagtccagtgcgacttatatatgtttttttcctcatcatgacgtatttttggactgatgcgacttatactcaggtgcgacttatagtccgaaaaatacggtaacttAAAATATACCAGCAAAGTCATATGAATGAGTTTAACGCTACCTTTATGTcctttttgtattattttcatcGCGATAAGGGctaaaacagctgaaacattctATGAACATCATTGTGTTTCAAAGAAGAAAGCAAACTGAATGGAATGAGATCACGTTGGGTAAATTATGTCAGAGATCtaagaattctgtcattattttctccCTCTCATTTTCTAAACCTGTTATTTTTGCTGTTATATTTTCCTTGAAAAGGAGTTATCTGAaaatgtcaagctccaaaaatggaagaaaaaaacaacaacataaaagcaGACGTAATGACACATGCACTATATTCTATGTCTTTCAAAACTGCTTTTTAACTGTACGTGAGGAACTGGCCTACAGTAAAAATTAATTATTCGCTGAGAATCTCTGGCAAAGCTCTAATCTAAAATTTCAAATTGTTGTTTGTACAAAGGTATTGTATTGCTGCTGAAGACTTAGATTAAAGCCTATAAAGATTAGAATAAACTTCACAACTTTTAAAACCATAATAATCCTAATAACTTTATAAATGGTTACAGAGACGAACTGGCCATACACAAAATGAATGAGGATCTCTCACACATCTTTGCATCTCCTTTTCTCACCTCCTTTTGATGGGAATAATACTagcatacaagtttggaacaacaggaGGGAGCGTAAATGATGAAGTTTCCTTAAAAAAGATGCATCTCCAATATGCTTGTATTTATTTTCCAGATCGGGGAGAGAATACGTGTAATCCTAGACATGGATGATAAGACACTAGCCTTTGAACGAGGTTTTGAGTTCCTTGGAGTGGCGTTCCGTGGGCTCCCCAAAACATGCCTGTTTCCCGCTGTGTCAGCCGTCTATGGGAACACTGAAGTGACTATGGTGTATCTGGGAAGACCCCTGGATGGATAAGTATTAGAACCGGAGAGCATCACGACAACTGCTGTTTGACTTACATAagactagtaaaaaaaaatggggaAATGGTTGGTTTGGTTGCAGGCTTGCTGATGATGAGGATGTCCAACACACATCTGCGGATTTCAGTTGAACATCTATTTGCTTTTAATCCTTTTTTGAAGACCTGGGACATTTTTTGAACCTGGTTTTAATCTAATTTATGAAATTGCACAGGGAGCAGCTTTTCTATTTTATGAATTGTTAAGCCAAATTAGAAGAGAAAAAGTTTTCTGATTCATTACAACCATTTTTTAACACAACATGTGGAATGAGAAGATACTGTATCTGTACAAGGATGGCTCAAGTTTTcacacacaagaacatttttatttttaaagacaggCAAAGGTAGTATGTCATTATTCCATTTGTTACTGTACATCGTAACTGTAGAagtatatagtatttatttattgaggtcTATCTTTGCTATAACTGAGGTTATGGAGATTACAAATAAACTCTAAATAGTTCCGGACTGTGAACGTATATCAGCCTGTTCTGTCATTGCCCTTAATATGGATTAATTCAATCTGTTGATGTAATAGTCTATCATACTGGTATCTAGGAATTCATGAAAAGCCCATAGTTGTTCTTGTTTCACCACATGGTGGCATCCTTCACCTTGAGTTGACAGACACATCAGCCTTTTTCTTTAAGTGTTCATTCTGCGCTGCAGTTTATCTAAAATAGCAGGAAATGACGATTCCTTCATTTAGgttacttaaaattatttaaaataagacatGTTTTTTCGCATTTAAATTCTCCTACTTAACAacttattatgtttttttttcacggtcttggaaaatctgaatatatattgTAGTATAATTATAAAGTCAAGCTTGATAGACCTGGAAAatcaatgtaaatttaaaaaaaatcttgtaacTGTAACTGAATATACATTTTCCTAGTCAGGCCAAATTGTAAAAATTGTCATCAGGTGGATAAATTGTGAGTTAAAAATTTGTATCCAGTAAATCATGAATAACTGGACAAATCATTCGCCCttcaaatattgttgtggacaatgTGGGGGCCTTGAGGTCCAAAAtattagaactgttttcatagaGACTTGTGGCTTTACTAACCTCTAGAACCTGGTGTCAGATCCTTCTCCTGAAGGACCTCCgggctgtcctgcagagttttggtCCAACCCCAATTGAAAACACCTGAACCAACCAATCAAGGTCTTACTAGGGGTGCGCAAATCCTGGAGAGCCACACCCCTTGTCCAAATACTCGCACTTgcagtctttgcacttgaccacttgactaCTTGCATGACGTATTTCATATATTTGGTCCAAGTGTTGAAGTGAGCATGAAGTGTGTGTACTTTTCATTACCTGATAGGACGCACTTATAGAGTTTtaaaaatgcaagtgtttacagagctttatttttatttttcaatactttgcattttaatgtcaacttctaaatgtctgttcagtagtcccCATAACAGATCACACAATTAAATtgtgtggtgcttctaattaaatgatataaagcagttgcaaatgttttacaaaataattatcatcacttGCGTAATCATTTGCACCAATAAAACGTGCAGCTCTTTGTTTTACAACCGAATTATATGTAGCTGATatctatttattaataaaatttaatataaactacATTGAAAAGGTTTCCGTTACCTCTCGCAAGATCTCGGTAAAAAGTCTAACGATTTATTTCCACAACATGATGCATGATACACTTCGAATACCGATACGGAGCGGTATTGTGGATTTATTGTGTTATGGGCAATGTGCTTTGGCATTTGCACAGTTACTTCCTGTCGCACCCACACGCTCTCAAGTGGCTAAGACCGCAAGTGTGTGTATTTGGACAAGGGGACTGTCCTGCAGACTTTAGCTcctaccctaatcaaacacacctgaacgaGCTAACCAAGGTCTAAGCGTTACTAAAAATCAGCAGGTAGGTGACTTTTATCAAGGTtagagcaaaactctgcaggactgtggatCTCCAGAACCGACGTTGGCCACCAGGCATACTAgaaatttcatataaataatacaaattttcaTAGGGAGTTGTGCGGaagcaagttggagctaaactttgcaggacataTTCCCTCTAGGACGGAGTTTGGGACACCCCGAGCTAAAAACACCCTAGCTAATGCATAGACACATACAGAAGCTTATAACACCttaacaactgcatagcaacacactaaaaTGACCCAACACAGGGGAACAGCAACACGCTACAACCCAGATAGCATAAGTACTTCTGTTAAAGATCACTTCaactggaaagcatctgctgggTACAAacagttttacatgcattctGAATCATAAACATCTCACAAACGACATCTGATGGGAAACGGCGTATAGAGGTATTGTAGATAAGCAAATCTAAAGTCAAATAGATGTGTCTGTGCTAGCAATAGCCTAGTAACTGCATAGCAACGCACTAAAATTGCCTGGCAGCCACTAGCCATGGCATGGGAACCACACACAAGTCTTGCACGAGCAAGCACAAATGtgcttatttatttgatttttttagcaCTTCAGATGTCTCATTTATGTGGAACCAGGAGGTTTTAGTACATGCAGCGCCTTAAAACAGGTCACACTTGACTGCACTGAGAAGCCTTAAACTACCTAATTCTTATTATTGACTGAATATGCAATACTATATAATCCGTACGTATAATTTCCCCTTTCTTTGCAATGTAGGCTACTGCAGGGAAATTAAAATGGGTTGCGGTGAGATACATTACTGACGTGGAAATAACTGCGCGTGCATAAAAACGGGATCGCTTTTAGGCGGATGGCAGACAGACCCTTCTCGACCTGTTTGTAAACGAAGCAGTGTGGCACGCGCGAACGTTTTCCCGCGTTTTCGCTTCAGCACGGCTTGTTTTGAGAAGAATGTGACGGTTTCAACGAGCAGAAGTGATGGGCCTGCATCTTTCTAGCAGGAAGGGTGTGAGCTCTTGGTGGTTTCCTCTTGAGTAGTATCTGATGAGTGAAACCAGTAGTGGGTGCTTTGGGTGTGTTCACTTAGTAGGTTTGTGGTCTACTGAACAAGACAGAAATAAGGTCGAAATGTTTGTGCAACATACACTTTTACAGGTGCTTTTTGCACCTCAACGCACGACGGTTATTACGTAAATATTTttcctcatgttttttttttttttttttttttttttatgaaagcacCATTAAACGTCCTTAATGCTTATTCTCCTGCTCCGTTAGTCTACTGAAACTGAAATACTTTTGCTGTTGTGGGAAGTGGTCGATTTTTGCATATTTAACGTGCATATTTCTGACCCTGCAggcgcgtgcgtgcgtgcgcgagtgtatgtgtgtgcgtgaaaTGTATGATCTTGGCTGCCTTCATGTGACTGCGTTTCCGTTGCTTGCTTGCTTCCGCAATTACTAAAGACATTGCAGAGATGCAGATGTCAAGCACTTTGCATCTCCGGAGAGACCAAGCCAACAGAACCTCCCCGCAAACCGATGTAATGGTCTTCTGTGAACTTCACAGAGGAGCGGAGGGCGCGATCCTGGCCACTGGGGTAAGTGTGCACGGTATACCAAAGTGAGACTGTTTGTAAATGTGAAACGGCCAGGGTGAATGTTTTATGGCACTGTCTTTTGCTTTATCTTTGATTCAGTAGGACTTTCAGTACACTCATTACAGGGATAGTCACCTGCCTTATCTTACTCAAAGGCGCAATATTGTCCGTTTTTGATGTGATTTAGCTCTTTTAACTGTTTGCAGGATATTG
It contains:
- the LOC127946322 gene encoding F-box/SPRY domain-containing protein 1 codes for the protein MSGAGVVVGTQSAGLGAAAAGCCSSSSGAGSAALLGCVSGMAGRLLSRVLEHIFSYLELADLMNCSLVCWHWYNCLADENSEVWRSLCARLLSEEALRSDILCNLPSYKAKLKSFQHALSSHDCSRNVYIKKNGFTLHRNPIAQSTDGARGKIGFTEGRHAWEVWWEGPLGTVAVIGIATKRAPMQCQGYVALLGSDDQSWGWNLVDNNLLHNGEVNGNFPQCNNAPKYQIGERIRVILDMDDKTLAFERGFEFLGVAFRGLPKTCLFPAVSAVYGNTEVTMVYLGRPLDG